The following are encoded together in the Oceanobacillus zhaokaii genome:
- a CDS encoding calcium-translocating P-type ATPase, SERCA-type, with translation MKWYQLDVDHIEERLGVTSNKGLTEKQVEERQKQYGYNVLDEQKHTSRWLIFLKQFQDFMVIVLLAATLIAGLLGEFVDAIAIMLIVLVNGFIGYFQEQKAEKSLDKLKELSAPLAHVLRDNKWERVSSREVVIGDIVKIDSGDRIPADIRIIKSTSMETEESALTGESLPVMKHATAIVKENLDAQDQVNMGFMGTLVTRGSGVGVVVGTGMNTVMGQIASLMVNTKKTITPLERKLAELGKILIVVALLLTALVVVLGVLQGNPMYEMFLAGVSLAVAAIPEGLPAIVTVALSLGVQRMIKKKAIVRKLSAVETLGCASVICSDKTGTMTENQMTVKEIYLNGKHLYVTGDGYDIRGDFFINKTKVEQNHPNLGSMLLYGMLCNNAILQSKKGKYSIDGDPTDGALLVAARKLGFTDADKGTFRIIKEIPFDSDRKRMSVIVEDENQMRFIITKGAPDVLLPRSTFWLDGNNKALIKTADRSRIDAAINTMASKALRTIAIGIRSLSKNESLEASFLEQDLTFIGLYGMIDPPRKEVKLAIEECRQAGIKTVMITGDHVNTARAIAKNLNLLPENGLVIEGHQLNQMSLADLEEIIEDTYVFARVTPEHKLKIVKAFQDKGHIVAMTGDGVNDAPAIKASDIGISMGISGTDVTKEASSLVLMDDNFATIKEAIHEGRNIYENIRKFIRYLLASNVGEILVMLFAMLLALPLPLIPVQILWVNLVTDGLPAMALGLDKSESDVMKRAPRNPREGIFARGLGYKIISRGILIGLVTLIAFMLTYQNNPDNLIYAQTVAFTTLVMAQLIHVFDCRSDHSVFSRNPFENMYLILAVISSLLLLLVVIYWPPMQPVFHTTALSLRDWMFIGALSAIPTVLFGFKK, from the coding sequence ATGAAATGGTATCAATTAGACGTCGATCACATTGAAGAGAGGTTGGGAGTTACAAGTAATAAAGGACTTACAGAGAAACAAGTGGAAGAACGGCAGAAGCAGTATGGCTACAACGTTCTTGATGAGCAAAAGCATACATCTAGATGGCTCATTTTCTTAAAACAATTTCAAGATTTTATGGTAATTGTGCTGCTTGCAGCAACCCTTATTGCGGGGTTATTAGGTGAATTTGTTGATGCAATTGCAATCATGCTAATTGTTTTAGTAAATGGATTTATTGGCTATTTTCAAGAGCAAAAAGCTGAAAAGTCCCTTGATAAATTAAAAGAACTTTCAGCGCCATTGGCCCATGTGTTGCGTGATAATAAATGGGAAAGGGTATCGTCACGTGAAGTTGTCATTGGTGATATTGTGAAAATCGATAGTGGTGATCGTATCCCAGCAGATATACGAATTATTAAATCAACAAGTATGGAGACTGAAGAATCTGCGCTAACCGGTGAATCTTTACCGGTAATGAAGCATGCTACAGCGATTGTGAAGGAAAACCTCGATGCACAAGATCAAGTGAATATGGGCTTTATGGGTACACTTGTTACGAGAGGGTCAGGAGTAGGTGTTGTTGTTGGAACAGGGATGAATACCGTGATGGGACAAATAGCTTCATTGATGGTCAATACGAAAAAAACAATTACACCACTGGAACGAAAATTAGCTGAGCTCGGCAAAATATTAATTGTTGTTGCATTACTTTTAACAGCTCTAGTAGTAGTTCTTGGAGTATTACAAGGTAATCCAATGTATGAAATGTTTCTAGCAGGTGTTTCCTTAGCAGTTGCAGCAATTCCAGAAGGACTGCCGGCAATTGTTACAGTCGCATTATCACTCGGTGTACAGCGGATGATTAAGAAGAAGGCGATTGTTCGAAAACTATCTGCAGTAGAAACCTTGGGCTGTGCTTCCGTAATCTGCTCAGATAAAACAGGAACGATGACAGAAAACCAAATGACGGTAAAAGAGATTTATTTAAATGGAAAGCATTTATATGTAACGGGTGATGGCTATGATATTCGTGGTGATTTTTTTATAAACAAAACAAAAGTTGAGCAAAATCATCCAAATTTAGGATCTATGCTACTCTACGGAATGCTTTGCAACAATGCGATATTACAGTCCAAAAAGGGGAAATACTCGATTGACGGTGACCCAACGGATGGAGCATTATTAGTTGCCGCAAGAAAATTAGGATTTACAGATGCAGACAAAGGCACTTTCCGGATAATTAAAGAAATCCCATTCGATTCGGACCGCAAACGGATGAGTGTTATCGTTGAGGATGAAAATCAAATGCGATTTATTATAACCAAAGGTGCACCAGATGTGCTTCTACCGCGATCCACCTTTTGGCTTGACGGAAATAATAAAGCGTTAATAAAAACTGCAGATCGATCGAGAATTGATGCTGCAATTAATACAATGGCAAGTAAAGCACTTCGAACGATAGCAATCGGGATAAGGTCTTTATCCAAAAATGAATCCCTAGAGGCTTCCTTCTTAGAACAGGATTTAACATTTATCGGACTTTATGGAATGATTGATCCGCCACGGAAAGAAGTAAAATTAGCGATTGAAGAATGTAGACAAGCAGGAATAAAGACCGTCATGATTACCGGAGATCATGTAAATACCGCCCGTGCAATTGCGAAGAATCTAAACTTATTGCCAGAAAACGGTCTCGTCATCGAAGGACACCAATTAAATCAAATGTCGTTAGCTGATCTGGAAGAAATTATTGAAGATACTTACGTTTTCGCAAGGGTCACACCTGAACATAAATTGAAAATTGTCAAGGCGTTTCAAGATAAAGGGCATATTGTAGCGATGACAGGAGATGGTGTCAACGATGCGCCAGCAATTAAAGCGAGTGATATTGGCATCAGTATGGGCATCAGCGGGACAGATGTTACGAAAGAAGCCTCATCCCTAGTATTAATGGATGATAACTTTGCGACGATTAAGGAAGCAATCCATGAAGGAAGAAATATTTATGAGAACATCCGTAAATTTATTCGATATTTACTTGCTTCGAATGTTGGGGAAATATTAGTCATGTTATTTGCAATGCTATTAGCACTTCCCTTACCGCTCATTCCTGTGCAAATATTATGGGTGAACCTTGTAACAGATGGATTGCCAGCAATGGCTCTTGGGTTAGATAAGTCAGAAAGTGATGTAATGAAGCGAGCGCCGAGAAATCCACGGGAAGGTATATTTGCAAGGGGGCTCGGTTATAAAATTATTAGCCGTGGGATATTAATTGGACTAGTAACGTTAATTGCGTTTATGTTAACGTATCAAAATAATCCGGACAACTTGATTTATGCCCAGACAGTTGCATTTACGACATTAGTTATGGCACAGCTTATTCATGTGTTTGACTGTCGAAGCGACCATTCGGTGTTTTCAAGAAATCCATTTGAAAATATGTATCTTATTTTAGCAGTTATATCGTCACTATTACTGTTACTTGTTGTTATTTACTGGCCACCAATGCAGCCAGTTTTCCATACAACAGCATTATCCTTGAGAGACTGGATGTTCATTGGCGCATTAAGTGCAATCCCGACCGTATTATTTGGCTTTAAAAAATAA
- a CDS encoding YicC/YloC family endoribonuclease, which translates to MMTMSMTGYGRKTLHIDGASLSVEIRTVNHRFLDIAIKMPSSLLFIEEKIKKIIRSQFNRGRIEVIIETTGSSLVQKTVEIDWNLLDQYMEKITTAKERYSLSGELPVSILTTLPHIFTMQEGKQQDALKDAILENVDKACEQVVIMRMKEGEYLFQDLMKRISTIEDIVILLQTRRPLVMEEYRRRIKERMEEQLEGLTLIDPARIHQEIVLLAEKGDITEEITRLSSHVEHFRASIEKNGAVGRKLDFITQEMHREVNTIGSKSTDVILSEWMVSLKSEIEKIKEQVQNIE; encoded by the coding sequence ATGATGACGATGAGCATGACAGGTTATGGACGAAAGACTTTACATATTGATGGTGCAAGTCTAAGTGTGGAAATACGAACGGTGAATCACCGGTTTTTGGACATTGCAATTAAGATGCCTTCATCTCTATTATTTATAGAAGAAAAAATTAAAAAAATAATTCGTTCCCAATTTAACAGAGGAAGAATCGAAGTTATTATCGAAACGACAGGGAGTTCGCTAGTACAGAAGACAGTAGAAATAGATTGGAATTTGTTGGATCAATATATGGAAAAGATAACTACAGCTAAAGAACGGTACAGTCTTTCGGGTGAGCTCCCAGTATCCATTTTAACAACGCTCCCTCATATTTTTACGATGCAGGAAGGTAAACAACAGGATGCTTTGAAAGATGCTATTTTAGAAAATGTTGATAAGGCATGTGAACAGGTAGTTATCATGCGAATGAAAGAGGGAGAATATTTATTTCAAGATTTAATGAAACGTATATCCACAATAGAGGATATTGTGATATTATTACAAACAAGACGACCTTTAGTAATGGAAGAATACCGCAGGCGCATCAAGGAAAGAATGGAGGAACAATTAGAGGGTCTCACGCTAATTGATCCTGCAAGAATTCACCAGGAAATTGTTCTTCTTGCTGAAAAAGGGGATATAACGGAAGAAATCACAAGACTCTCCAGCCATGTAGAACATTTTCGGGCATCGATTGAGAAGAATGGTGCGGTTGGAAGAAAACTGGATTTCATCACACAAGAAATGCATCGTGAAGTAAATACGATTGGTTCTAAGTCAACTGACGTTATTCTTAGTGAATGGATGGTTTCACTTAAGAGTGAAATTGAAAAGATTAAAGAACAAGTACAAAATATTGAGTGA
- the remA gene encoding extracellular matrix/biofilm regulator RemA, which produces MNLRLINIGFGNVVSANRIISIVSPESAPIKRIITVARDHNKLIDATYGRRTRAVIITDSDHVVLSAVQPETVGQRVLSHDEDSDD; this is translated from the coding sequence TTGAATTTGCGACTTATTAATATAGGATTCGGAAATGTTGTTTCTGCAAATCGAATAATTTCGATTGTTTCACCAGAATCAGCTCCAATAAAAAGAATTATTACCGTTGCAAGAGATCATAATAAACTGATAGATGCTACATACGGGCGCCGAACGAGAGCAGTAATAATCACTGATAGCGATCATGTCGTACTATCGGCGGTACAACCTGAAACTGTTGGGCAGCGAGTGTTAAGTCATGACGAGGATTCAGATGATTAA
- the gmk gene encoding guanylate kinase: MVAEKGILFILSGPSGVGKGTVRKRLFEESTELQYSISMTTRQKRPGEVDGVDYFYKTNEEFERLIGQNQLLEHAKYVNNYYGTPRKYVEETLEKGLDVFLEIEVQGALQVKENFPQGVFIFLFPPSLVELKNRIVNRGTESQELVLNRLKEARKEIEMMDAYDYVVVNDNVDHAVAKVKAIIQSEHLKRVRVAKQYKKILEDEIH, encoded by the coding sequence TTGGTTGCAGAGAAAGGTATTTTATTTATTCTCTCTGGTCCATCTGGAGTAGGGAAAGGCACAGTCCGGAAAAGACTTTTTGAAGAATCTACGGAATTACAATATTCTATTTCAATGACAACAAGACAGAAACGTCCAGGTGAAGTTGATGGTGTAGACTATTTCTATAAGACAAATGAAGAATTTGAAAGACTTATTGGACAAAATCAACTACTGGAACATGCGAAGTATGTAAATAATTATTATGGCACACCTCGGAAATATGTTGAAGAAACACTTGAAAAAGGATTGGATGTCTTTTTAGAAATCGAAGTCCAAGGTGCTCTTCAAGTGAAAGAAAACTTTCCGCAGGGTGTATTTATTTTTCTATTCCCACCAAGTTTAGTGGAACTGAAAAATCGAATTGTAAATCGTGGTACAGAATCTCAAGAGTTAGTATTAAACCGGTTGAAAGAAGCAAGAAAAGAAATTGAGATGATGGATGCATATGACTATGTCGTTGTAAATGACAATGTCGATCATGCGGTTGCAAAAGTAAAAGCCATTATCCAAAGCGAACACCTCAAACGTGTTCGGGTTGCAAAACAATATAAGAAAATACTGGAGGATGAAATCCATTGA
- the rpoZ gene encoding DNA-directed RNA polymerase subunit omega, translated as MMLEPSIDKLQERIKSKYTLVTLSSRRARQLTLTKDLQVENPKSFKNVGMALEEIEAGKLHLAKD; from the coding sequence TTGATGTTAGAACCATCTATTGATAAATTGCAAGAAAGAATTAAATCAAAATATACACTTGTTACATTATCATCTCGACGTGCAAGACAGCTAACGCTTACGAAGGATTTACAAGTGGAAAATCCAAAATCATTTAAAAATGTTGGAATGGCACTTGAAGAGATTGAAGCCGGAAAACTGCATTTAGCAAAAGACTAA